A section of the Streptomyces sp. V3I8 genome encodes:
- a CDS encoding peptidylprolyl isomerase encodes MSTNVFFDITIDGEAAGRIVFKLYDDVVPKTAQNFRELATGQHGFGYEGSGFHRVIPDFMLQGGDFTRGDGTGGKSIYGAKFDDENFKLKHDKPFLLSMANSGRNSNGSQFFITTVVTSWLDGKHVVFGEVVEGSDLVKKIESLGSQSGTTRAKIVIASSGVVEK; translated from the coding sequence GCCGGATCGTCTTCAAGCTGTACGACGACGTCGTCCCCAAGACGGCGCAGAACTTCCGTGAGCTGGCCACCGGCCAGCACGGCTTCGGGTACGAGGGCTCCGGCTTCCACCGCGTCATCCCGGACTTCATGCTCCAGGGCGGCGACTTCACCCGTGGCGACGGCACCGGTGGCAAGAGCATCTACGGCGCGAAGTTCGACGACGAGAACTTCAAGCTCAAGCACGACAAGCCGTTCCTGCTGTCCATGGCGAACTCCGGCCGCAACAGCAACGGCTCGCAGTTCTTCATCACCACGGTGGTCACGTCGTGGCTGGACGGCAAGCACGTGGTCTTCGGCGAGGTCGTCGAGGGCTCGGACCTGGTGAAGAAGATCGAGTCCCTGGGTTCGCAGTCGGGTACCACCCGCGCGAAGATCGTGATCGCCTCCTCGGGCGTCGTGGAGAAGTAG
- a CDS encoding MFS transporter: MPLALLALAVVAFGIGTTEFATMGLLPQIADGVGVSVPHAGNLVSAYALGVVVGAPVLTGIGARIPHKRLLLLLAGLFVIGNAASALAPTYGPLFAARFLAGLPHGALFGVGAVVASRLVAPERAARAVSKMFLGLTVANIVGVPASTALGQQLGWRSAYWAVAVIGLLALVALAFFVPHQPRAQQSGIRHELRAMGNRQVAIGLATAVVGFGGFFAVYSYLVPMLTHLTGISDSSTTLVLALYGVGMTAGTLLAGPLTDRALRPTLYGGLVLLAAGLVTFYFSVHSTVPALVTITFIGAMGSLITTPVQMLLMAKAKNAPTMAAASNHSAFNLANAGGAWLGGLVISAGWGWAAPNLVGAALAVAGLGLAFAGGLMDRGGSRSETIASSTGEASTPAGEDTVPQRT, from the coding sequence ATGCCCTTGGCACTGCTCGCCCTGGCCGTCGTCGCGTTCGGCATCGGCACCACCGAGTTCGCCACCATGGGGCTGCTGCCCCAGATCGCCGACGGGGTCGGCGTGTCCGTGCCGCACGCCGGCAACCTCGTCTCCGCCTACGCGCTCGGCGTCGTCGTCGGCGCCCCCGTCCTGACGGGCATCGGCGCGCGCATACCCCACAAGCGGCTGCTGCTGCTCCTGGCCGGGCTGTTCGTGATCGGCAACGCCGCGTCCGCGCTCGCACCCACCTACGGTCCGCTCTTCGCGGCCCGCTTCCTGGCGGGTCTGCCGCACGGAGCGCTGTTCGGTGTCGGCGCGGTCGTCGCCTCACGGCTGGTCGCTCCCGAGCGGGCGGCACGCGCCGTGTCGAAGATGTTCCTCGGCCTGACCGTCGCGAACATCGTCGGCGTACCGGCGAGCACGGCCCTGGGACAGCAGCTCGGCTGGCGCTCCGCCTACTGGGCGGTCGCCGTCATCGGTCTCCTCGCCCTCGTCGCGCTGGCCTTCTTCGTCCCCCACCAGCCACGTGCGCAGCAGTCCGGCATCCGGCACGAACTGCGGGCGATGGGCAACAGGCAGGTCGCGATCGGCCTGGCCACGGCGGTGGTCGGGTTCGGCGGGTTCTTCGCCGTCTACAGCTACCTGGTGCCCATGCTGACGCACCTGACGGGCATCTCGGACTCGTCGACCACCCTGGTCCTCGCGCTCTACGGCGTCGGCATGACCGCCGGCACGCTGCTCGCGGGCCCGCTCACGGACCGCGCCCTGCGACCGACGCTGTACGGGGGACTCGTCCTGCTCGCCGCGGGGCTGGTGACGTTCTACTTCAGTGTCCACAGCACCGTGCCCGCCCTCGTCACGATCACCTTCATCGGTGCGATGGGCTCCCTCATCACCACGCCCGTCCAGATGCTCCTCATGGCCAAGGCCAAGAACGCTCCCACCATGGCGGCCGCCTCCAACCACTCCGCCTTCAACCTGGCCAACGCGGGCGGCGCCTGGCTCGGCGGCCTGGTCATCTCCGCGGGCTGGGGCTGGGCGGCGCCCAACCTGGTCGGCGCGGCTCTCGCCGTGGCGGGCCTCGGCCTGGCCTTCGCGGGAGGCCTCATGGACCGGGGCGGCTCCCGCTCCGAAACGATCGCCTCCTCCACGGGAGAAGCCTCGACACCGGCCGGCGAGGACACGGTGCCGCAGCGCACCTGA
- a CDS encoding SAM-dependent methyltransferase produces MTSTPDALDAVERTALLTAALRAAETAREDRLYTDPYAAQLVGAVGPGLLSEVRAATFPAASARSVPSTPDYNAIRTRFFDDFLQREASAADRPQIVLAPAGMDSRAYRLDWPAHTRYFEVDRPAVLAFKKKRLHDAEPRVDHRTVAVDLTSPDWEEALIAAGYAPDAPSVWLLEGLLYYIAQDDAHRILERVAAVMAPGSRIAADIVNDSALTLPGMRPLLDVFAGWGCPWVFGTDEPETLFDAHGYKVRAVQPGDPEADYGRWPDPVPPRGETGVRRVFFVHGTRS; encoded by the coding sequence ATGACCAGCACACCGGACGCACTGGACGCGGTCGAGCGGACCGCGCTCCTGACCGCGGCCCTGCGCGCCGCGGAGACCGCCCGCGAGGACCGGCTCTACACGGATCCGTACGCGGCGCAGCTGGTCGGTGCCGTCGGCCCCGGTCTGCTGAGCGAGGTGCGGGCGGCCACCTTCCCGGCAGCCTCGGCCCGCAGCGTGCCGAGCACCCCCGACTACAACGCCATCCGCACCCGGTTCTTCGACGACTTCCTCCAGCGTGAGGCGTCGGCCGCCGACCGGCCGCAGATCGTCCTCGCCCCGGCGGGCATGGACTCGCGCGCCTACCGCCTCGACTGGCCCGCGCACACACGCTATTTCGAGGTCGACCGCCCCGCCGTGCTCGCCTTCAAGAAGAAGCGGCTGCACGACGCCGAGCCGCGCGTCGACCACCGCACCGTCGCCGTCGACCTCACCTCCCCCGACTGGGAAGAGGCACTGATCGCGGCCGGCTACGCGCCGGACGCCCCGTCGGTGTGGCTGCTGGAAGGCCTCCTCTACTACATCGCCCAGGACGACGCACACCGCATCCTGGAACGGGTGGCGGCCGTCATGGCACCGGGCAGCCGCATCGCCGCGGACATCGTCAACGACTCCGCCCTGACGCTGCCCGGCATGCGGCCCCTGCTCGACGTGTTCGCCGGATGGGGCTGCCCCTGGGTCTTCGGCACCGACGAGCCGGAAACCCTCTTCGACGCCCACGGCTACAAGGTCCGGGCCGTGCAGCCCGGCGATCCGGAGGCCGACTACGGCCGCTGGCCCGACCCGGTGCCGCCGCGCGGCGAGACCGGTGTGCGTCGTGTCTTCTTCGTCCACGGCACCAGGAGCTGA
- a CDS encoding NAD(P)/FAD-dependent oxidoreductase, which translates to MADVVIVGASIAGLATALAMGGAGHRVRVLERADAPPQGPPGEVALDWDRPTVPQAVHSHTISSSAVAVLRSRVPRLLERLTENGAELLDLLDALPPLVTDRAREVGDEELVALACRRNVLELLLYRTAQELPHVGIEHNVTVRGAEFDPAPGARIRSVTDADGRRVPADVVVDATGRRTESRSWLEAAGVPLAPDLTVPSAMTGFSRHYRLRSPGRPAPLNRGNATAGVWDHYAAALHPGDNGTFAIALMMPTGDRETASLRDPAAFGAVARATPGLGPWLEPGVSEALTPVNVIACPPNTLRGTVTDRQEPVAGLFAVGDAACVTNPLFGRGMSLALRHAFELADLIGTGRVDHATSRAAARLAERVYLPWYEAAARDDGRRSALWDASRGISPAEPAPSSGSAPSPGPAAGSGPVQLRDAMLSDAWVWRAMTRSVMGLRPPAEVFGDEKFLARVRQAPPVDPALIPSAPTREELLGILASSGGAG; encoded by the coding sequence ATGGCCGACGTCGTGATCGTCGGCGCCAGCATCGCCGGCCTGGCCACCGCGCTCGCCATGGGCGGAGCCGGCCACCGGGTCCGGGTGCTGGAACGTGCCGACGCCCCGCCCCAGGGACCCCCGGGAGAGGTCGCACTGGACTGGGACCGGCCCACCGTGCCCCAGGCGGTGCACTCCCACACGATCTCCTCGTCCGCCGTGGCCGTACTGCGCAGCAGGGTGCCCCGGCTGCTGGAGCGGCTGACGGAGAACGGAGCCGAACTCCTCGACCTGCTGGACGCCCTGCCGCCGCTGGTGACGGATCGCGCCCGCGAGGTGGGCGACGAGGAACTGGTGGCCCTGGCCTGTCGCCGCAACGTCCTCGAACTGCTCCTGTACCGCACCGCCCAGGAGCTGCCCCACGTCGGGATCGAGCACAACGTCACCGTCCGAGGCGCGGAGTTCGACCCGGCACCGGGCGCCCGCATCCGGTCGGTGACCGACGCGGACGGCAGGCGTGTCCCGGCGGACGTGGTCGTCGACGCCACCGGTCGCCGTACGGAGTCCCGGTCCTGGCTGGAGGCGGCGGGCGTACCGCTCGCCCCCGACCTGACGGTGCCGAGCGCCATGACCGGCTTCAGCCGCCACTACCGGCTCCGCTCCCCGGGCCGGCCCGCTCCGCTCAACCGCGGCAACGCGACCGCGGGGGTCTGGGACCACTACGCCGCCGCCCTGCACCCGGGTGACAACGGCACCTTCGCCATCGCGCTGATGATGCCCACCGGGGACCGGGAGACGGCCTCGCTGCGCGACCCGGCGGCCTTCGGCGCCGTCGCCCGGGCCACCCCCGGCCTCGGCCCGTGGCTGGAGCCCGGGGTGAGCGAAGCCCTGACGCCGGTCAACGTGATCGCCTGCCCGCCGAACACCCTGCGGGGCACGGTCACCGACCGGCAGGAGCCCGTCGCGGGCCTCTTCGCCGTCGGTGACGCCGCCTGTGTCACCAACCCGCTCTTCGGGCGCGGCATGTCGCTCGCCCTGCGCCACGCCTTCGAGCTGGCCGACCTGATCGGCACCGGCCGGGTGGACCATGCCACGAGCCGGGCCGCCGCCCGGCTGGCGGAGCGGGTGTACCTGCCCTGGTACGAGGCCGCCGCGCGGGACGACGGCCGGCGCTCGGCGCTCTGGGACGCGTCCAGGGGGATCAGCCCCGCGGAACCCGCGCCGTCCTCCGGGTCCGCACCGTCCCCCGGTCCCGCGGCCGGTTCCGGACCCGTGCAACTGCGCGACGCGATGCTGTCGGACGCCTGGGTGTGGCGTGCGATGACCCGCTCCGTCATGGGGCTGCGACCGCCGGCCGAGGTCTTCGGCGACGAGAAGTTCCTCGCCCGTGTCCGGCAGGCACCGCCGGTCGACCCCGCCCTGATCCCGTCGGCGCCGACCCGGGAGGAGCTGCTGGGCATCCTCGCGTCGTCCGGGGGAGCCGGGTAG
- a CDS encoding LysR substrate-binding domain-containing protein, with product MSDTPAEPAGGRIRLGYPSSPRTAHELLATVGLSPKDAFLAPYDLNDPFSALRKGELDVLIVKFDPDEADLEVSGVLGTEQRAAVLGSAHPLAGRDSLSIEELADYDGFECPGSFPAYLWDEVVPPRTPGGRVINRRHRATSIEEMMGLVVRDNAVHISVISLADMAPPALRIVPIHDLPPTSLRLARRAGTDVPPHVTAFVEAVESACRTTVTRHAGLDA from the coding sequence GTGTCCGACACCCCTGCCGAGCCGGCCGGCGGCCGCATCCGTCTCGGCTACCCCAGCTCTCCGCGGACGGCACACGAACTGCTCGCGACCGTGGGGCTCTCCCCGAAGGACGCGTTCCTCGCCCCGTACGACCTCAACGACCCCTTCTCAGCACTGCGCAAGGGTGAACTGGACGTTCTGATCGTCAAGTTCGACCCCGACGAGGCTGACCTCGAGGTCAGCGGGGTCCTGGGCACCGAGCAGCGCGCCGCCGTCCTCGGCAGCGCTCACCCCCTCGCCGGCCGGGACTCCCTCTCGATCGAGGAACTCGCCGACTACGACGGTTTCGAATGCCCCGGTTCCTTTCCCGCCTACCTCTGGGACGAGGTCGTACCGCCCCGTACCCCCGGTGGCCGCGTGATCAACAGGCGGCACCGGGCGACCTCGATCGAGGAGATGATGGGCCTGGTCGTTCGGGACAACGCGGTACACATCTCGGTGATCTCCCTGGCCGACATGGCGCCCCCGGCGCTCAGGATCGTCCCCATCCACGATCTCCCGCCGACCTCGCTCCGTCTCGCCCGGCGTGCGGGCACCGACGTGCCCCCGCACGTCACCGCCTTCGTCGAGGCCGTCGAATCGGCCTGCCGTACGACGGTGACGCGGCACGCCGGGCTCGACGCCTGA
- a CDS encoding STAS domain-containing protein, whose product MHPGARSWQTRGTYAGLNRIGERSEDTVTQSHPAQPGPLSTSYTTADGVRVVTLSGDLDHDARGRVGDVLTSPAGDAPLRTVADLTEVTFMDSSGVNLLIIAYKAAVATEGWVRVAGAQAPVRRVMDMVGLDAIIQCYPTVDQALGN is encoded by the coding sequence ATGCACCCTGGCGCCCGCTCGTGGCAGACCCGCGGTACGTACGCGGGCCTGAACCGCATCGGCGAACGCAGTGAGGACACGGTGACCCAGTCGCATCCGGCACAGCCCGGCCCTCTTTCCACCAGCTACACCACCGCCGACGGCGTACGTGTCGTCACCCTGTCCGGTGACCTGGACCATGACGCGCGTGGACGGGTCGGGGACGTGCTGACGTCACCGGCCGGCGACGCGCCGCTGCGGACCGTCGCGGACCTGACCGAGGTGACCTTCATGGACTCCAGCGGCGTCAACCTGCTCATCATCGCCTACAAGGCCGCGGTGGCCACCGAAGGCTGGGTGCGTGTGGCCGGTGCGCAGGCGCCCGTACGGCGCGTGATGGACATGGTCGGCCTCGACGCGATCATCCAGTGCTATCCCACGGTGGACCAGGCCCTGGGGAACTGA
- a CDS encoding ATP-binding protein has protein sequence MRSVGVGGDSGGRPDARAGMSTAMPLNGGSSCIAEARRLAVGFLGRARAERNVVVSAYAVDLTQLVVSELVTNARKHAPGPALLELRITGTSVEVTVRDSARRRPVVRAADPRRVGQHGLEIVTAVAERFRVRLEPSGKRITAHIALTDASDGSRDDTGAPTGLR, from the coding sequence GTGCGGTCGGTGGGCGTGGGCGGCGACAGCGGCGGCAGGCCGGACGCCCGTGCCGGCATGTCCACCGCCATGCCGTTGAACGGTGGCAGCTCCTGCATCGCCGAAGCACGTCGCCTGGCGGTCGGCTTCCTCGGCCGCGCCCGCGCCGAGCGGAACGTGGTCGTGTCCGCCTACGCCGTGGACCTGACGCAGCTGGTGGTGAGCGAACTGGTGACCAACGCCCGCAAACACGCCCCCGGCCCCGCCCTGCTGGAACTGCGCATCACGGGCACCTCGGTGGAGGTGACCGTGCGGGACAGCGCCCGCAGACGGCCCGTCGTCCGCGCCGCCGATCCCCGACGGGTCGGCCAGCACGGTCTGGAGATCGTGACGGCCGTCGCCGAGAGGTTCCGCGTCCGCCTCGAACCGTCCGGCAAACGCATCACCGCCCACATCGCCCTGACCGACGCCTCCGACGGCAGCCGGGACGACACCGGCGCGCCCACCGGCCTCCGGTGA
- a CDS encoding lipoate--protein ligase family protein: MHGEYKVPGGKLVVVDLDETDGVLRDVRVAGDFFLEPDEAILAIDGVLEGLPVTTDAAELAARVEAGLPEGTVMYGVTPEGVAIAVRRALAQATDWTDYDWQLIHDEPQSPALHMALDEVLTAEVAAGRRPPTLRVWEWGGPAVIIGSFQSLRNEVDAEGARRHGTTVVRRISGGGAMFVEPGNTITYSLSVPASLVSGLSFADSYAYLDDWVLEALGDMGVKAWYQPLNDIATDVGKIAGAAQKRIVGPDGGPGAILHHVTMSYDIDADKMLEVLRIGREKLSDKGTGSARKRVDPLRRQTGLSREAVIDRMVASFRARYGLVTGGVTEEERERAEELATSKFGSPEWTARVP; the protein is encoded by the coding sequence ATGCACGGCGAATACAAGGTCCCCGGCGGCAAACTCGTGGTCGTGGACCTCGACGAGACGGACGGCGTCCTGCGTGACGTCCGTGTCGCGGGCGACTTCTTCCTCGAGCCCGACGAGGCGATCCTCGCCATCGACGGCGTCCTCGAAGGGCTTCCGGTCACCACCGACGCGGCGGAACTCGCCGCGCGCGTCGAGGCGGGCCTCCCCGAGGGCACGGTCATGTACGGGGTCACCCCGGAAGGTGTCGCCATCGCCGTGCGCCGGGCCCTCGCCCAGGCGACGGACTGGACCGACTACGACTGGCAGCTCATCCACGACGAGCCCCAGTCGCCCGCACTGCACATGGCCCTCGACGAAGTCCTCACCGCGGAGGTCGCCGCGGGGCGACGGCCACCGACCCTGCGGGTGTGGGAGTGGGGCGGGCCGGCTGTGATCATCGGCAGTTTCCAGTCGCTGCGCAACGAGGTCGACGCGGAGGGCGCCCGCCGGCACGGCACGACCGTCGTGCGGCGCATCTCGGGAGGCGGCGCGATGTTCGTGGAGCCCGGGAACACCATCACCTACTCGCTCTCGGTCCCGGCCTCGCTCGTCTCCGGCCTGTCGTTCGCCGACTCGTACGCCTACCTGGACGACTGGGTGCTCGAAGCGCTCGGGGACATGGGCGTCAAGGCCTGGTACCAGCCTCTCAACGACATCGCCACGGACGTCGGCAAGATCGCCGGAGCCGCGCAGAAGCGCATCGTCGGCCCTGACGGCGGCCCGGGAGCGATCCTGCACCACGTGACGATGTCGTACGACATCGACGCGGACAAGATGCTCGAGGTGCTGCGCATCGGCCGGGAGAAGCTGTCCGACAAGGGCACGGGCAGCGCCAGGAAGCGTGTCGATCCCCTCAGGCGGCAGACCGGCCTGTCCCGCGAAGCCGTCATCGACCGTATGGTCGCGTCCTTCCGCGCACGCTACGGCCTTGTCACCGGCGGCGTCACCGAAGAGGAACGCGAGCGGGCGGAGGAACTGGCCACGTCGAAGTTCGGCTCCCCGGAATGGACCGCCCGCGTACCGTGA
- a CDS encoding SRPBCC family protein, with product MFTVEETIEVAVPVSTAYNQWTQFKSFPRFMTVVKRVDQVRPALLTWKLAVGPLRHEFQAEIVEQEPDSHLTWRSLERHTVHQGEVTFRPTSTGGTTVAVRIEIDSRAAGILGRLPNLVGRIVQRELTHFKAYVEGLGAESGAWRGTIRDGRVRPEEERPHRSRVAHWPVG from the coding sequence ATGTTTACCGTTGAGGAAACGATCGAGGTCGCGGTTCCGGTGAGTACCGCCTACAACCAGTGGACCCAGTTCAAGAGCTTTCCCCGCTTCATGACGGTGGTGAAGAGGGTCGACCAGGTCAGGCCCGCGCTGCTCACCTGGAAGCTCGCGGTCGGCCCCCTGCGCCACGAGTTCCAGGCCGAGATCGTGGAACAGGAACCCGACTCCCACCTGACGTGGCGGAGCCTTGAACGGCACACCGTCCACCAGGGTGAAGTGACGTTTCGGCCGACCTCGACGGGCGGCACGACCGTGGCCGTCCGGATCGAGATCGACTCGCGCGCCGCCGGCATCCTCGGCCGCCTGCCCAACCTGGTCGGCCGGATCGTCCAGCGGGAGCTGACGCACTTCAAGGCGTACGTCGAGGGGCTGGGCGCGGAGAGCGGCGCCTGGCGCGGCACCATCCGCGACGGACGCGTACGGCCCGAGGAGGAGCGGCCGCACAGGAGCCGGGTGGCCCACTGGCCCGTCGGCTGA
- a CDS encoding FdhF/YdeP family oxidoreductase, which translates to MKKAPGDEPDEALTVTPPKKWAAGVPAVVHALEYSLQETSPRRTGETLLTMNQVGGIDCPGCAWADPSPGHRHVNEYCENGAKHINDEATLRRIGPDFFRKHTVSELGRRSDKWLNQQGRLTEPMVKRPGSDSYEPISWSDAFGLLASELKSLDSPDEAVFYTSGRASNEAAFALQLFARALGTNNLPDCSNLCHESSGFALHETLGTGKGTVSLDDLHHADLIFVVGQNPGTNHPRQLSALEEAKLNGARIIAVNPLPEAGLLRFKNPQKPRGVIGQGIEIADRFLHIRNGGDLALFQGINRLLLEAEDARPGEVLAHDFISSDTKGFEEFAAHVRTIDWNDILAATGLAREEIEQVRDEVLRSRRVIVCWAMGITQHKHAVPTIREIVNFLLLRGNVGRAGTGACPVRGHSNVQGDRTMGIWEQMPDDFLDALQEEFGFDPPRAHGLDSVNSIRAMREGRIKFFLGLAGNFVRAAPDSEVTEEAMRNCRLTAHISTKLNRSHTVCGETALILPTLGRTERDVQADGEQFVTVENSMSEVHTSQGRLQPASPLLLSEISILCRLARHTLDGTADIPWEEFEADYGAIRDSISHIVPGLHDFNRRVTRPGGIQLPNPVNEGVYHNDVGKALFTANDFEMLRAPEGHLLLQTLRSHDQWNTVPYTSNDRYRGIHGSRRVVLVNPEDVTELGLADGQHVDLVSVWTDGTERRAEDFRVVPYPTTRGCAAAYYPETNVLVPLDSVADKSNQPTSKAVVVRLEPAASRASSVPASASPASRG; encoded by the coding sequence ATGAAGAAGGCGCCCGGCGACGAGCCCGACGAGGCTCTGACCGTGACCCCGCCGAAGAAGTGGGCCGCGGGCGTGCCCGCGGTGGTGCACGCCCTGGAGTACTCGCTGCAGGAGACCTCTCCCCGGCGTACCGGGGAGACGCTGCTGACCATGAACCAGGTGGGCGGCATCGACTGTCCCGGGTGCGCGTGGGCGGACCCCTCGCCGGGCCACCGGCATGTCAACGAGTACTGCGAGAACGGCGCCAAGCACATCAACGACGAGGCGACGCTGCGGCGCATCGGCCCCGACTTCTTCCGCAAGCACACGGTCTCCGAGCTGGGGCGGCGCTCCGACAAGTGGCTGAACCAGCAAGGACGGCTCACCGAGCCGATGGTCAAGCGGCCGGGCTCCGACTCCTACGAGCCGATCAGCTGGAGCGACGCCTTCGGACTGCTGGCGTCGGAGCTGAAGTCGCTCGACTCCCCCGACGAGGCCGTGTTCTACACCTCGGGCCGGGCCAGCAACGAGGCCGCCTTCGCGCTGCAGCTGTTCGCCAGGGCGCTGGGCACCAACAACCTGCCCGACTGCAGCAATCTGTGTCACGAGTCCAGCGGTTTCGCCCTGCACGAGACGCTGGGCACGGGCAAGGGAACGGTCAGCCTCGACGACCTGCACCATGCCGACCTGATCTTCGTGGTGGGGCAGAACCCCGGGACCAACCACCCGCGCCAGCTGTCCGCGCTGGAGGAGGCCAAGCTCAACGGGGCCCGCATCATCGCGGTGAACCCGCTGCCGGAGGCCGGGTTGCTGCGGTTCAAGAACCCGCAGAAGCCCCGCGGGGTGATCGGACAGGGCATCGAGATCGCCGACCGGTTCCTGCACATCCGCAACGGCGGCGACCTGGCCCTGTTCCAGGGGATCAACCGCCTGCTGCTGGAGGCCGAGGACGCCCGGCCGGGCGAGGTGCTCGCCCATGACTTCATCAGCAGCGACACCAAGGGCTTCGAGGAGTTCGCCGCACACGTCCGCACCATCGACTGGAACGACATCCTCGCCGCGACCGGCCTGGCCCGCGAGGAGATCGAGCAGGTCCGGGACGAGGTGCTGCGCAGCCGGCGCGTCATCGTCTGCTGGGCGATGGGCATCACCCAGCACAAGCACGCCGTCCCCACCATCCGGGAGATCGTGAACTTCCTGCTGCTGCGCGGGAACGTCGGCCGGGCCGGTACCGGCGCCTGTCCGGTGCGCGGGCACAGCAACGTGCAGGGCGACCGCACGATGGGCATCTGGGAGCAGATGCCGGACGACTTCCTGGACGCGCTCCAGGAGGAGTTCGGCTTCGACCCGCCGCGCGCCCACGGGCTGGACTCGGTGAACTCGATCCGGGCGATGCGCGAGGGACGTATCAAGTTCTTCCTCGGTCTGGCCGGCAACTTCGTGCGGGCCGCTCCGGACAGCGAGGTCACCGAGGAGGCCATGCGCAACTGCCGTCTCACGGCGCACATCTCGACCAAGCTGAACCGGTCCCACACCGTGTGCGGCGAGACCGCGCTCATCCTGCCGACCCTCGGCCGCACCGAACGGGACGTCCAGGCCGACGGGGAGCAGTTCGTCACCGTCGAGAACTCCATGAGCGAGGTGCACACCTCGCAGGGGCGCCTGCAGCCGGCCTCGCCGCTGCTGCTCAGCGAGATCTCCATCCTGTGCCGGCTCGCCCGTCACACCCTCGACGGCACGGCGGACATTCCGTGGGAGGAGTTCGAAGCGGACTACGGCGCGATCCGTGACAGCATCTCCCACATCGTCCCGGGACTGCACGACTTCAACCGGCGCGTGACACGGCCCGGTGGCATCCAGTTGCCGAACCCGGTCAACGAGGGCGTCTACCACAACGACGTCGGCAAGGCGCTGTTCACCGCCAACGACTTCGAGATGCTGCGGGCCCCGGAAGGGCATCTGCTGCTGCAGACGCTGCGTTCCCACGACCAGTGGAACACCGTTCCCTACACGTCCAACGACCGCTACCGGGGCATCCACGGGAGCCGCCGGGTGGTGCTCGTCAACCCGGAGGACGTGACCGAACTGGGCCTGGCCGACGGCCAGCACGTCGACCTGGTCAGCGTGTGGACCGACGGCACCGAGCGCCGCGCCGAGGACTTCCGTGTGGTCCCCTACCCCACCACCCGGGGCTGTGCCGCCGCGTACTACCCCGAGACCAATGTCCTGGTGCCGCTGGACAGCGTGGCCGACAAGAGCAACCAGCCCACGTCGAAGGCGGTCGTGGTCCGTCTGGAGCCTGCCGCGTCCCGGGCGTCGTCGGTGCCCGCATCCGCATCGCCGGCGTCGCGGGGCTGA
- a CDS encoding cold-shock protein: MAKGTVKWFNAEKGFGFIEQEGGGPDVFAHYSNINASGFRELQEGQVVNFDVTQGQKGPQAENITPA; this comes from the coding sequence ATGGCCAAGGGAACTGTCAAGTGGTTCAACGCCGAGAAGGGCTTCGGCTTCATCGAGCAGGAGGGCGGGGGCCCCGACGTCTTCGCGCACTACTCGAACATCAACGCCTCCGGCTTCCGTGAGCTCCAGGAGGGCCAGGTCGTGAACTTCGACGTCACGCAGGGCCAGAAGGGCCCGCAGGCGGAGAACATCACGCCCGCCTGA